From the Oleiphilus messinensis genome, one window contains:
- a CDS encoding SMI1/KNR4 family protein, giving the protein MEIVWNNYLWDGNHTVDVNSVELLESHLGIKFPKDYLDVVMIHQGKVPNPNQIKVGGRITSVGVLFLITHDNEYKGSTIKSNVMYVEDDLPQGIVPIVGSGGGSVFAFDFRKSSDTPSIVFVDSDKEGDDAITFLSDSFSGFLSLLRGDLT; this is encoded by the coding sequence ATGGAAATCGTATGGAATAACTACCTTTGGGACGGCAACCACACAGTTGATGTTAATAGTGTTGAATTGCTCGAATCACATCTTGGTATAAAGTTTCCAAAAGACTATTTGGACGTTGTCATGATTCACCAAGGAAAGGTACCCAATCCGAATCAAATAAAAGTTGGGGGTCGGATAACAAGCGTTGGTGTTTTATTTTTGATTACTCATGATAACGAGTATAAAGGAAGTACAATCAAGTCGAATGTCATGTATGTTGAGGACGATCTGCCACAAGGTATTGTCCCGATAGTTGGCTCTGGAGGTGGTAGTGTCTTCGCGTTTGATTTCAGAAAGTCTAGTGATACACCTTCAATTGTATTTGTAGACTCGGATAAAGAAGGAGATGACGCGATTACATTCTTGAGTGATAGTTTTAGTGGCTTTCTGTCATTATTAAGAGGTGACTTGACTTAA